The following coding sequences are from one Archocentrus centrarchus isolate MPI-CPG fArcCen1 chromosome 4, fArcCen1, whole genome shotgun sequence window:
- the LOC115779627 gene encoding cuticle collagen 10-like: MRIPGAWRQPGIPTAQRQPGIPGAQRQPGIPGAQRQPHKGSLGYQGHKGSLGYQGHKGSLGYQAV, encoded by the exons ATGAGGATACCAGGGGCATGGAGACAGCCTGGGATACCAACCGCACAAAGGCAGCCtggcataccaggggcacaaaggcagcctgggataccaggggcacaaaggcagcct cacaaaggcagcctgggataccaggggcacaaaggcagcctGGGATACCAAGGGCACAAAGGCAGCCTGGGATACCAGGCTGTCTGA